TATGATTTATTTGGCTTTTTTAAATCATCAAGTGTTAAATATTTGGACTTTTGATCTTATTGTTTGGCAAGAGCATATTTCTGCACCTGAATTTGGTGTGCAAATTTGGTTATTTTTAGCATTTTTTGTCGCTTTTGCGATTAAAAGCCCTTTATTTCCTTTCCATACTTGGGCGCCAAAGGTTTATGCGTATTCTCCAACCACTGCTTCTGTAATGCTTGTAGCATTTAAAATGGCTCCTTTTGGTTTTTTGCGTTTTTGTTTGCCACTTTTCCCTGATGCGAGTGTTTTTTTAATGCCTTTCATCTTTGCTTTATGTGTGGTAAGTATTTTATATACAGCATTTATTGCTTATAGAGCTGATGATTTAAAAGAACTGATTGCTTATAGTTCTATTTCGCATATTGGTGTGATGTTGCTAGGGATTTTTTCTTTAAATGTTTTTGGACTCACAGGAGCGATTTTTTATATGTTTGCACATGGTCTTGTAACAGGTGCGCTTTTTATTATGGCTTCGATTTTAAGATCAAGATATGGAACTTTAAAAATTTCTTATCATAAAGCTTTGGCTTCCAAAGGTGCTTTATTTGCAGCCTTATTTGCCATAGTGCTTTTTGCAAGTATTTCTTTGCCTTTAACCATTTCTTTTGTTGGAGAATTTTTAGTGCTTTTAGGTGTGGCTAAAATTAATTTTATTTATGCGCTTTTGGCGGGACTTGTCATTATTTTAGGTGCAATTTATATGCTAAGTGTTTTTAGAAAAATG
This genomic interval from Campylobacter sp. CCS1377 contains the following:
- a CDS encoding NADH-quinone oxidoreductase subunit M — its product is MLNVLIFLPLFVAFILLGLKNKNTIKFLSLIASAVILLLNLALFLKYTKGYAFEYQLQSATNSLLNYHIGVDSIALILMLLCSLMVFLSFLCLKIRHKGIFVSLFVLEFAIMGLFSALDALLFYVFWEFSLLPLIYIIGLHSKDYKAGVKFFLYAFAGSILMLVAMIYLAFLNHQVLNIWTFDLIVWQEHISAPEFGVQIWLFLAFFVAFAIKSPLFPFHTWAPKVYAYSPTTASVMLVAFKMAPFGFLRFCLPLFPDASVFLMPFIFALCVVSILYTAFIAYRADDLKELIAYSSISHIGVMLLGIFSLNVFGLTGAIFYMFAHGLVTGALFIMASILRSRYGTLKISYHKALASKGALFAALFAIVLFASISLPLTISFVGEFLVLLGVAKINFIYALLAGLVIILGAIYMLSVFRKMFFMGEESHVSRFTLKTREIIGLSIVVILIFYLGISPSVFLNPIEANVNELLNIMQLKATDQASIEFLSDLKDMSHAK